TTGTGTTTACAAAGGCTGACCTACGCGGTGTCTTCCCCCATGATaatgaccctgtggtcatttcggtCGTCACCGTTGGGAGAAGGGTACACCGAGTCCTCGTGGACCAGGGCAGCtctgcagacgtcatgttctggtccacattcaacaagctgcagttgtcccctgatctgcTGAGGCCATACACGGGATGTCTGTATGGGTTCGCAGGGGACCAAGTGGAGCTACGTGGCTACCTGGAACTGAGGACGACGTTTACAGATGGAACGGCGTCacgtaccgagagcatccgaTACCTAGTTGTGAACGCCAACTCGGcgtataacatcctgctggTGAGGCCAACTTTGAACAGGTTAAGGGGGGTGTCCTCGACACGCCACATGAAGCTGAAACTGCCCGACCTCAGCGGCAGAGTGATCGTGATCAAATTCGATCAGGAAGAGGCGAAAAGgtgctacgagaatagcctTAAGACAAAGAAGGAAGTGTTTATGGTGTGGGAACGCCCGCCCAGTACGGACGCGCCTATGGAGGTGGAGCCCTTAGAGAAGGCGGTACCCGCGGGGGAGACGCCTGTCAAGGACGAGCCCGTGGAGGATGCGCCCAGGGGGGCCGGATCCCTATAAGAAGTACCCAGGGAGGCCTCACCCATGGAAGAAGTACCCGGGGAGGCCTCGCCCATGGAAGAAGTACCCGGGAGGCCTCACCCCCGGAGGAAGGGCTCGCTGAGGCGACACCTAGAAGAGAAGGCCGCAGAAGTGAGTCTCGCGCAGAGGTGCTCTAGATAGGCGACCCGAGCCTGTGGAGAATGTGGTGGAGAGGCAAATTGGGGgtaaggtcttcaagctggggcGACTGCTGAGTCAGGAGGAGCAAGACGAGGTGGCAACAGTAATCTCGCGTCACCTGGACGCatttgcatggtctgcctcggacatgccaggcatcgaccccgactttttgtgccaccatctcaCTATGGACTCCAAGGTCCGCTCAGTGTGACAAAGGAGGAGGAGGTTAAATGAGGAGAGGCGCCTCGTGATACAGGAAGAGACTAAGAAGCTGTTGATCGCCggacacatcagggagattcagtaccctgagtgacTGGCCAATGTGATCTTAGTGAAGAAGGcaaatggaaagtggaggatgtgagTAGATTCACAGACTTGAATAatgcgtgccccaaggattcgtATCTTctacccagcatcgacgcgttaGTGGACAGCACCTCGGGCTGCAAaatgctgagtttcttggatgcattctcggggtacaatcagatcaagatgcatccacgCGATGAGAGCAAAACGGCGTTTATGACCGAGACGTGTAgttactgctacaaggtcatgccgttcgggttgaagaatgcaggcgccacctaccagagattGATGGAGAGGATCCTTGCACCTATGCTGGGTAGAAATGTGCAGGCCTACGTCGACGACATGATGGTGACCTCCCAGGAGAGGGAGCAACACAAAGCTGACCTtgaagagttgttcaccacgatagctaagtaccgcctcaagctgaaTCCGGAGAAGTGCGTTTTTGGGGTCGAGGCGGGAAAGTTCTTAGGATTCATGCTCACTAAGTGGGGTacagcagctgacagggcggatggccgcACTGTCGAGATTCGTCTCAACTGGAGGAGACAAGGGGCATCCTTACTTCCAATGCCTTAAGCGAAATAGTAGGTTCGTATGGACCGAGGAGTGCGAGGCGGCATTCCTCAAGCTCAAAGAATATCTGGCGGCTCCTCCTATGCTCTGCAAGCCACGGGTGGGAGTGCCCTTGAGGTTGTATTTCGCAGTGACTGAGTGGGCGATTAGTGCAGTGCTGAttcaagagcaggaccagactCAGAAGCCCATATACTTCGTCAGTAAGGTCTTGCAGGGGCCGGAAATGAGGTATCAATCATTGGAGAAGGCAGCTCTGGCAGtggtgttctcggctaggaggctccgccattatttctaaagctttacggtggtggtgatgacggacCTCCCTATCCAAAAGGTGTTGCAGAAGCCAGACGTCGCAGGAAGGATGGTTCACTGGGCAGTCTGAGTTTGACGTTCAGTACGAGCCCAGGGGGTCCATCAAGGGGCAAGTATACGCTGACTTCTTGGCAGAGCTCTCGCCAGGAAGCACGCAACAAGAGATGGAGGAGTGGATGCTTtcggtggatgggtcctccaatcaGCAGGGAAGTGGAGCCGGCGTGGTCCTGGAGGGGCCAAAGAGTTtgttgattgagcaggccctgagGTTTGcgttcaaagccagcaacaaccaagtaGAGTACGAAGCTCTCATAGTTGGGATGctcctggctaaggagatgggtgcgCGGAGTTtgctggcaaagagtgactcacaaTTGGTCACGGGGCAGGTAGCTGGGGAGTACCAAGctaaggacccgcagatggcggctTATTTGAGGTACGTCCAGGTCCTGAAGGGAGCGTTCGTGGCATTCGAGTTGGTCCACGTCCCAAGGGAACAGAGATAAAGGGAACCCATCCAGCGCTATGCGGTCATGATCAGtgcagcacaccctgaagaacttgcCCCTCCATCCCTTGTAGGATTGTTGGAACAGAGATAGAAGGATCCTCCCGACGATGCCACTAAAGCTgacccagaggcttttcccttgtttcttgacctcgaagaagtgaaggaaTATGTCCACGGAGGGGGGTTGGCCGAAGTATCCACAAAGAATCCCGAATGCTTTGATGAAGGCCCAGCTATTAGGGTGTAGCTGGGAAGGGGCGACGTTGATTGCGGTTACTTGAACCCAAAGAAGGGCAAATGCAGGCCTATgcgtttgaacacggtctgatagaagaagaagaaggcctCCCCGTTGTTCGACCGGTCGTCCACACAAACGGGCTCTCCGGGTGTGCAAGGACGCACAGAGATGTAGGCATCATGCCTTTTGGCGAAGGCGTCATGTTTGTAAACACCTGGTTCGCCTACATAGGTCCTCCAATCAGCTATGGTGGTTAAGGTTGAAGTCTCAGCAAGCAACTCATCAGAAGCCCAAGGGTACTGAGACTTGTAGTTGATGCTAGGAGGTAGTTGGCGGTGGTTTTGGTACGCGCCATTGCACAACAAAGAAAgttgagaagaagaaatagCAAAGGTTCAGCAAACAAGCGTTATAGCGCAAAAGGGGAAGAAACCCCAgaaaaaccctacccacgcgagaagcGAGAGGGAAGAGCGCGAATGCGAGAAATATAAACAGACCCAAGCAGTTATATCAGTACAAAAAATCGAGAGGAAGGGCTATCGATggagaaaaaccatacctttgaatgatcggaAGAAGGAAGATTTTGGGTGTGAGGAGAGAGTTCAGAGAAAGCTTCGAgaggaagatgaacagtgaagAAATGGGGAATTGATGGAACAGTGCTCAGAGCGCGCAATTTTGAAAGGTATAACGTAAACCttgagaagcgctagcgacactcaGTCTCAGCCGCAGGATTGGGCCACGTGTTGAGGGATTAATGCGCCACTTAAGTTGTCACGTCACAAGCACAAGAACGTCCCATCCCCAGAGTGCCACGTGGACGGTAAGGCGAGGCCTTAAGTCTTTTCGCtaaaaacaagttatcagctcaagactggggggcttgtgtaccgaccagtcctcgggcgttgaccaaagtcaaacatacGATGGGACCCACCAAGGGGCTCCAAGGAGGAAAGTTAGTGTTGACCGCCTTGGGCGTCGCCAGCTTTGGGCGTCGACAGGTTTAAGCGTCGCCCAATTTAAAGGCATGACCCGTTGTCCTAAGAGCGCGCTTTGGCCTAGATGGTgacaccccccgatacccacgggtagggaagacAGTGGAGGGGGCGGCACAGTGAGAGGCCACAGTACGGGCATGGAGGCCTCAGGCCtcggtacctcagaacagtaataaagagaaaaaaaaggtggcttcaaggccatattcccagtaccagtagggagtgacctgactcgtgaagtacccatgcaTGAGGTGTAGGGACGTGGCAATCCACGCCACCTTTGGAGAATCGCTGGGAAAGACACGACCCGGGAGAGGGCGAGGTCCCAGGGGTAATCTATGTGcatggtgcgagaggaaggaTGAGATACTCCCAAGGCGAGTGtctagaggctggggcgcatgagttggcacccaggtagtcatcCCCTGCGTCGGATGCACTTCGAGGAGGGAAGACTTACGCGCTGGGATTTCCaaaagttgggttacagcgtcgtaaggccttccacgtggagttgcGCTTAAGTCATAAGTGACACATGGCAGTagcactgaaacccaaggtatataagcttttctgAAAGCTTAGAAAGGTACGTTCTTACACTTTTACACACGGTTGAATCATTTGCGAGCTTACACATTGTATGCACAAGTGATTTGAGCACCAGagagaagttcgttagaatacAGTTACGCGCCTTCAGAGCACCACAattacggtgttccgatacggaggtgcatagtgtTTTCTGcctactgacttgagcgtcggtgtgcaaacgaccgctagggcgccctttgttctctctgtttcaggtactcacggcggCGAAGGGTGGTGATCTGGAACAAAGAAGAAGGAGTCCTTGATACGCGAAGTCTTAGCTACGCACGAAGCACGATCTGGTCAACCAGCAAGAACAAGTTCTAGTCTCCAGAACTGTGTACGTTGTGGATTTTcgtactaccctttatatagtctagGGTTTCCTCTATTTTCGTTACCCGCATTTAGCGTTTCTGGGGGAATGTACTTGTACCGCTACTACCCAATCTTAGtgcaatctagcgcgtaagactcctttactggagtgcaacctctaacggaatggccacctgggtaccaacttgtgcacctaatctctgggacCATCCGTCCTGGGGGTGCCCTAACTATtaacgtgccatgcatgcagcctgCCCCTGGAaacgggccttagcgcctccagtGGCTCTTTGCTTGTGCTGTGCCTAAATGTGGTATTCACACCACATGCATAGACTCTTCGTGACCTAGAGCTTTCCCCTTAACTTTAGATGGTATttctgataactggtgtgtttTCTGGGACCCACCTTTCGTGGTCCAATTCAGTTGTTTGATTCACCGATGCCCGATGTCACATCGGCCTCACTCTGTTGCCGAGGACACATCGGCACACCCTGGTGATCGACATCCGACCACTATTCGACACCTTGGCTCGTGCCGCTTGTGAGACACTGGCTCATGCCGCTTGTGGGACCCAATTGacgtggcccaccattactagcAGTCAACGATGTccaaggactggtcggtacaagtTCCACAAGGCTTTCGAACATGATATGGAGCACTGTATAGCCCTAGGATATCCAGTtagtgttagaatgtatgactttaaactagagagagggtgaatggtttaaagaggattttcgcaaacttttcagtctagaatgaaattacttcgagataacttgaatcagaattcagtttgtcaataacacaaagcaaataagcatagcaccagaaaaacaatcggttgtttataccagttcacaaatataaaactgaatttaaagagttcaaaggatagagagattgagcacacaggtttatactggttcactcttaaccaagagctacatccagtcttcccagaaactactggggaatccactaagcaatcaaccctagattacttacaacaccaccaaagaagtgaccttgatcccctcaagacacacacttcctttggctctgcacaacaccactaagaatgctgatcttgacaacctcaagaacacacatcacttctccgcttcacacacagagtttcttcaaaggtacaaaggattacacttgttacagaaaagatctgaaatcaatacaagatgaaaatcctatatcacactctctttgatCCAAGTAAACTCAAAAgcaatcttcaactcttcaaaagcaaaatcagtgaaaaactcaaatatgttttttctttgattaaaactaagttgttgtttgttacatagtctgaacaaactatttattgcattcaaagactggtcaaagcctTTAAAACTATAGCGTaattagttataaaatcatttaatgctcagtcaaagcacaaaacagttttctgttatggtcccaaaacaaacaatcggttgtttgctcgaatcaattggttgttttggtttgatagcaagtcaaccatcaaaaacaattttcaacctttctaaaaacacctaagtataaaacaatcagttgtttcgacaaaacaacaggttgtttttcacttagtttgaaaaacacttttcttttaaaaggtttgagaatgcttaagttttggattcaatcaagagtggatttacacacaTAATCTACCCCAggtcctatctaaagacagctcagcaacaacaaggacatccagcctttcatcaaccttcaaagggtttggattcttcaaagcttgaacacacttgattcaacaatctccccctatttgatgaagacaaatccctggttgcttgtgttggatttgattgaatctgaagcaattCCTGCAAAACAGCATATATACAATCCAATGCTTCTAACATCAGCAGGTTAGATTTTCACACATTGAAAGCAAATTTCcagacaaacaatcggttgtttacacaaaacaattggttgtttctatcagcagaagCATAAATAGTTTTGATATCAGAGATTTCAGCAGTTTTAAACAGCTTCAGAGAAAGATacacaagaaccaatcaattttcctatttgtcttcacaaatagactctaacatgtattaaaacagatttaggaaAGATTATGAaggtcaaggatacctaactcatttcttagaaagaagaacctctcttttggtaatggttttgtgaagatatcagctaactgcagtttagtctcaacaaacttcacttcacagtccccattgcttacatgatccctgatgaaatgatggcgtatctcaatatgcttagttcttgagtgctgaatctgatttttggtaagattgataaCACTTGTGTTTTGATACATCAAGAAccgaatattaatatataaaatatcacctcaatacataagagtttgagcagattactcccaatcccaaagggtagaattagtcacgcatacttcaagcaccttccattctcccaattgggttacaattcactctatggtgttttcctctcaatctagcacctagggttgagcctctagccctctatttatcctaggtttctagggttaggttgtttcctgtgtcgcgctaatgggctaaatgataaacataaaaaaagacccaatctttctttgcatctttttccattctgggaccttccatctttatctttttagctcaaatcattcatctttaatccaaatcttcaatcttccctagaaatatgcaattaacaccaaatttgtgaataaaatgctcttattcaaataaagcttataaaaatgtaaaaaggtataaattcataaattagggattattttatatgtaaattagcaataaatcctcataagtgcctatattttaatatgaaatattactgaaattatgCACTTATCAGAGCAACAACAAGACCAGCGGGGGCTGAGCCGCCTACACCAGTAAGTGCAGTCTAACGACGAGTGAGCATCCCAGCCAGTCTGTTCCTCTTTTCTTCATTAAGCACCATATCTGCACCAAGACAACGAAGCATAAGGAGAAGCCTACACAATATGCAACTAACAACAAGAGTACAAGCAAAGACATGTAAAATATAGGGACAAATACCAATGTAGCCCTTGAGGGTTGTGGCGCTGCACTCATGCTTAATCAGCTCAGCAGTGTTAAACACCACTCCCAAGCTTGAGAGAAGTTGGCACAGGTCGCGATCATTGGGAGTCAGTTCCTCAATACCCTTGGGCCTCTTGAGTCATAGTCTTTCCACCCAATGGAGTTGGAACCAATCTAGCAGGGTGGGGTCGTGAGCGATGCAGCATACCttaaagaacttccctttgaagcccttGTAAGATTGTTGGAAAAGAGTTAAGAGAACTCTCCCCACCACCCCGTTGAAGCTTACCTAAAGCTTCTTCCCTGGACTCTTTGCCTCAAAGAAGTAgaggaagacgtccactgaGGGGGTGTGCCCAAGGTGGTTGCACAGGATCGCGAAAACCTTCACaaaggcccaactgttggggtgcACCTGGGCAGGGGCCACATTCACTTCGGTTAGGAGCGCCCGCTCGAATTCCGTGAGCGGCAAGTGGAGTTTGATCCGCTTGAAGACGGTGGCATATAAGAAGAAGAAGGCTTCCCCAGGGTTGGTGCGATTGTCAACACATACAGGTTCACCCTTCGTGTAAGGTCGAACTGATATGTACGCGTCACACTCCCTCCCAAACACACGACCCTTAGAGTCAGCCTCATCCTCTCTTTGCTTCCTCACGTCCTCACTGGAAGTAAGtttgtgatggaagaggccccaacaccaactCTATTGAAAGGCCACCAACATGTCAAATGGAgtcaaccactagagttatggtcaagatGAACCAAGAGGACGCATTTtacatgccataaactctagtatAGAGTTGCATTTTATTTCTTGTAAAAAATGAGCATGGGAactttatttctaattttcttagaattaattttggcacctaaaacaccaacctaggtaaacttagagtttctaaaaacctctaaatttacctagGCCAGTCTAGAAaacccatggagggggtgagcatacaaactagacacacccctccccatgtgctcatttaggctccacttttgggagggaattcatttgaatttccctccactttcttttgaatttccagccctctaaacactataaataagagggcttggctcatgtatttgcaagattaatatacttaatgaattgctgccaaattgtgccaatttcacttcttgcccaaaaATCTCATAGGTTAGGCTATTGATGTTCAAATCTCCCCCTTACCAAAGAGATTTGGCATCACCACTATCAATCCctacctttcatgcaccttcaagggctttttatatgaggttgtgcttggccctcttccatcatcccctccctcttgaaaaggatttgtcctcaaatccaacaCTTTTTCTTCAACTAAGGGGACGGATGTGGCTGGATGATGTCCATCAtgtcctccttcttgagaagatctatcctcagatctacagacttgatctcgaatagcagcctcttgTTTCGCCAAAGcttggatcaaacgtccacctatagaaatcatcaaataaagcataggtgttagtttgaaaatcaattttactatgtttccatttttgtttttcttttggttttggtaACTTTGGACaatgtttctcttttgattgttgTACGTGTTCTTTAATCATCTTATGCTTTTtgaaatgttcatttgtggttactttctctttaggcataaatcctataggagatggtaacaacttaaaaggagaaagatgatttagcccacatataacctcaaaagtagaaatacaagtagttttgtgaactactttatggtatgtatgctcatctctagagttgtgtttgtcctttatgattattctaggcatagtagaaagagctagattttcaaatgtattttggccatgcctttgaggatgataagaatttaaagtgtacaacttagttgcaagttttccaaagagaatcctcaaatcatggtttgcgaaatttggagctctacccaacactatgcttgaggataaaccatgaagatgtagcacttcctagagaagagtttatccatgaaaattgaatcaaaaccttttgttgtcctaggaagctctaatatgaagtTTGTGTCTTTCcaaggatcatttacaaaaggtgaaggagtatagagttcttgagacattgccttaggtgtagtttgaaaacaagaattgtacctaaggtaatgtctttgaacctcttttctcatgggtgacaaaagttttccttttaaaagctctagagttttatcaactctaatttggcccatgagttctccttcat
The sequence above is a segment of the Phaseolus vulgaris cultivar G19833 chromosome 2, P. vulgaris v2.0, whole genome shotgun sequence genome. Coding sequences within it:
- the LOC137809229 gene encoding uncharacterized protein, which translates into the protein MEEWMLSVDGSSNQQGSGAGVVLEGPKSLLIEQALRFAFKASNNQVEYEALIVGMLLAKEMGARSLLAKSDSQLVTGQVAGEYQAKDPQMAAYLRYVQVLKGAFVAFELVHVPREQR